The DNA sequence CGGAGAGCGTGCCGAGAACGGATCCGAGGATCAGGCTGAGGAACACGCCGATGATCCCCACGGTAAGCGATACGCGGCCGCCGTGGATCATGCGGGAGAGCAGGTCGCGGCCCATGCGGTCCGTGCCGAGGAGGTACATGGGACCCTCGGAATGCATCAACCTGAAGTCTCCGCTGGCGTCCCGTGACAGGAACCGGACCGGGTATTGCCGGGACGGATCCGTCTCGTACTCCAGTTCCAGCGTCACCGGGTTCTGCGTGGAAGTCAGGCCGTTTACGTAGAAACCGCCGGACCAGTCGAAATGCAGGTCCTGGGGCGGCAGGTACCGGACCTGGATCCGGA is a window from the Gemmatimonadota bacterium genome containing:
- a CDS encoding ABC transporter permease — protein: MNTTTADQTQEATVQDSGYLSYRTLIWRRFRKNRMGIAAGVVLGLFYFAALFAGTFSPYDHNEIRIQVRYLPPQDLHFDWSGGFYVNGLTSTQNPVTLELEYETDPSRQYPVRFLSRDASGDFRLMHSEGPMYLLGTDRMGRDLLSRMIHGGRVSLTVGIIGVFLSLILGSVLGTLSGYFGGWIDHALQRVVEILASFPPIPLWMALGPAAPPP